From one Rhopalosiphum padi isolate XX-2018 chromosome 2, ASM2088224v1, whole genome shotgun sequence genomic stretch:
- the LOC132923088 gene encoding transient receptor potential cation channel subfamily V member 5, with product MGNSCASCTDFSFSKTASGSVLDRVISQASNEDDCLLYKLADYKKGGELINVYNNGGQDEAERFIVEKLPGLMYNNGKGQVINRNDYLRWKFQNRKHVAVNVEERPGPHDPLTRWVDHVACWQMQYRGSLGESLLHVLIICDTVIHTRLSRLLLKHYPMLSQDVVEGEEYLGASALHLSIAYNNNDLIQDLVDAGANICQRAIGSFFLPRDQQNKEINNKHTDYEGLAYLGELPLAWAACCGNQTVYNLLIDAGANPDAQDSFGNMILHMVVVCDKLSMFGYALKHPKVPASNGIMNMAGLTPLTLSCKLARTSVFREMLELSAREFWRYSNITCSAYPLSALDTLLPDGRTNWNSVLFIILDGTKEEHLDMLDGGIIQKLLEEKWKTFARKQFMKRLVILSIHLIMLSISIYLRPVDQDKPLLGEAEDWQDVARYCFEGGTVVGVLSYLIVQQGGEILNQGLVGFLKQTFKEPAKLIFLISNLLILACIPPRMMGDKQTEEAILVFAVPGSWFLLMFFAGAIRLTGPFVTMVYLMITGDMLTFFVIYSVILSGFTQSFFFLYKGSPDVSTSLYKSYPSTWMALFQITMGDYNYADLSYTVYPALSKTVFTVFMVLVPILLLNMLIAMMGNTYAHVIEQSEKEWMKQWAKIVVTLERAVPQKAARNYLEEYSIQLAPGDDLNPEQRGFMVIKCKSQTRAKQRKGAVINWKKSGKLVIQELRRLEGTGQNLRDMIWKRSSLSASSPVAKSVSITKNKSKSYSEAKDDQIRLSGALGAALDAIAVAHDLDMTLTKDETIDELHDPLRQLVIMSESDKNIDKSQVEIVANAAAKIANQDSIKPIPINLEQQNNINNDNTITATPGNPITNRKLLNKQSKNLSMYGFESQDMPVDKYNKAIVITRSISTQTGGIGIIEKNERQIIRPKTAKINRVTPTQNFAVKRGQSAQPDKREDHRDNKEQQCYCISGNNMLRPWSTQDLAPLNTIMAWGPNDDF from the exons atgggaAACTCTTGTGCGAGTTGCACAGATTTCTCATTCTCGAAAACAGCTTCAGGATCTGTCCTGGATAGAGTGATCTCTCAAGCGTCTAACGAAGACGACTGTTTGTTGTATAA gttAGCGGATTATAAAAAGGGAGGAGAATTGATCAACGTGTATAATAATGGTGGCCAGGACGAAGCGGAAcgatttattgttgaaaaattacctggtcttatgtataataatggtaaaggTCAAGTGATAAATCGAAATGATTATTTGAGATGGAAATTTCAAAATCGTAAACAC GTGGCCGTGAACGTCGAGGAAAGGCCTGGTCCGCATGATCCATTGACAAGATGGGTGGACCATGTGGCGTGCTGGCAAATGCAGTACAGAGGATCATTAGGCGAAAGTCTATTGCACGTATTAATCATATGCGATACAGTGATACACACTCGGCTATCCCGACTACTTCTCAAACACTACCCGATGTTAAGTCAAGATGTAGTGGAAGGCGAAGAATATCTCG GTGCTAGTGCGCTACATTTGTCAATTGCTTATAACAACAACGATTTAATCCAAGATTTGGTTGATGCCGGAGCGAATATTTGTCAAAGAGCTATAG GCAGTTTTTTCTTACCACGTGATCAACAGAATAAAGAAATCAATAACAAACACACGGATTACGAGGGCCTAGCGTATCTCGGTGAGCTGCCGTTAGCGTGGGCCGCTTGTTGCGGTAATCAAACCGTATATAATCTGTTGATTGATGCTGGAGCAAACCCCGACGCTCAAGATTCTTTTGGAAATATGATTCTCCACATGGTGGTCGTTTGTGATAAACTA AGTATGTTCGGTTATGCTTTGAAACACCCTAAAGTACCAGCAAGTAATGGTATCATGAACATGGCAGGACTAACACCTTTAACACTATCGTGCAAATTAGCAAGAACAAGTGTTTTCCGCGAAATGTTAGAACTAAGTGCTCGAGAATTTTGGAgatatagtaatattacttGTTCGGCATATCCTTTAAGCGCATTAGACACATTACTTCCAGATGGAAGAACaa ATTGGAATTcagtattgtttataattttggaCGGTACCAAAGAAGAACATTTAGATATGCTTGATGGAGGCATAATCCAAAAACTATTAGAAGAAAAGTGGAAAACTTTTGCTCGA AAACAATTTATGAAACGTTTAGTTATATTATCCATCCATCTAATCATGTTGAGTATTTCTATATATCTAAGACCGGTGGATCAAGATAAACCACTGTTAGGAGAAGCGGAAGATTGGCAAGATGTGGCAAGGTATTGTTTTGAAGGCGGAACGGTAGTCGGAGTGCTGTCATATTTAATCGTTCAACAAGGTGGAGAAATACTCAATCAAGGTCTTGTAGGATTTTTGAAACAAACG TTTAAAGAACCGGCCAAATTAATATTTCtgatttcaaatttattgatattggCTTGTATACCACCGAGGATGATGGGTGACAAACAGACGGAGGAAGCCATATTAGTATTCGCAGTTCCCGGATCATGGTTTTTGTTAATGTTTTTTGccgg TGCCATACGCCTGACTGGTCCTTTCGTAACTATGGTATACTTGATGATCACAGGAGACATGTTAACTTTTTTCGTCATTTACTCAGTAATTTTGTCTGGTTTTACGCAGTCATTTTTTTTCCTCTATAAAGGATCGCCAGACGTCAGTACGTCATTATATAAATCTTATCCTTCTACATGGATGGCCTTATTTCAAATTACTATGGGCGATTACAAT TACGCGGATTTGAGTTACACTGTGTATCCCGCGCTTAGCAAGACTGTGTTCACAGTTTTCATGGTGTTGGTGCCCATTTTATTGCTCAACATGTTAATAGCTATGATGGGCAACACATATGCGCATGTCATCGAACAGAGCGAAAAGGAATGGATGAAACAG TGGGCCAAGATTGTAGTTACTCTTGAGAGAGCTGTACCGCAAAAAGCGGCCAGGAATTATCTCGAAGAATATAGTATTCAGTTGGCTCCCGGCGACGATCTAAATCCGGAACAAAGAGGATTCAtggtaataaaatgtaaaagtcAAACTAGAGCGAAACAGCGAAAAGGTGCTGTCATCAATTGGAag AAAAGTGGAAAGTTAGTCATTCAAGAGCTTCGTAGATTAGAAGGCACTGGCCAAAATTTAAGAGATATGATTTGGAAACGATCTTCTCTATCAGCGTCTTCTCCAGTCGCTAAAAGTGTatcaat aacaaaaaataaaagcaagTCCTATTCCGAAGCAAAAGATGACCAAATTCGGCTTTCTGGTGCGCTAGGAGCAGCACTAGACGCGATCGCTGTAGCTCATGATTTAGACATGACTCTAACAAAAGATGAAACGATTGATG AATTACATGACCCCTTAAGACAATTAGTAATAATGTCAGaaagtgataaaaatattgacaaaagcCAAGTCGAAATAGTGGCGAATGCAGCAGCAAAAATTGCA aaCCAAGATTCTATAAAACCAATACCGATTAATTTAGAGCaacaaaataata TCAACAATGATAACACTATAACTGCAACTCCTGGTAACCCGATTACAAATAGAAAACTCCTAAACAAGCAATCTAAAAATTTAAGCATGTATGGTTTTGAGAGTCAGGACATGCCGGTAGATAAATACAACAAAGCAATTGTAATCACAAGAAGTATTTCAACTCAAACAGGAGGTATtggtattattgaaaaaaatgagcGGCAGATAATAAGACCAAAAACTGCAAAAATTAATcg CGTTACGCCCACGCAGAATTTCGCCGTGAAAAGAGGCCAATCGGCACAGCCAGACAAACGGGAGGACCATAGAGATAACAAGGAGCAACAGTGTTATTGCATCAGTGGCAACAACATGTTGCGGCCCTGGAGCACGCAAGATCTGGCGCCGTTGAACACGATTATGGCTTGGGGTCCCAACGATGATTTCTGA